A stretch of Endozoicomonas sp. SCSIO W0465 DNA encodes these proteins:
- a CDS encoding chorismate lyase has protein sequence MPFADFAELNWQPAQDAKAIPNTLREMILDHHSLTQRLKQIHNNEFFVRVISHDWQEPEPSEKAFLNCDDQHASVREVLLFGSGQPVVFARSVLPVSSLSGENRALLALENRPLGEYIFSQPDLRRGPIEVTDMKASQFNAYLDFEFATEIAWARRSLFYLRERPISVCEVFLPEREQL, from the coding sequence ATGCCCTTTGCTGATTTTGCTGAACTGAACTGGCAGCCCGCTCAGGATGCCAAAGCGATTCCCAACACACTTCGTGAAATGATACTGGATCACCACTCGCTCACCCAACGGCTGAAGCAAATACACAACAATGAATTTTTTGTCCGGGTCATCTCCCATGATTGGCAGGAACCTGAGCCATCAGAGAAAGCCTTTCTAAATTGTGATGATCAGCATGCCAGCGTAAGAGAAGTTCTGCTATTTGGCTCAGGTCAACCGGTTGTTTTCGCCCGAAGTGTGTTACCTGTGTCAAGTCTGTCTGGTGAAAACAGAGCACTTTTGGCACTGGAAAACAGGCCTCTGGGTGAATACATTTTCAGTCAGCCCGACCTGCGCCGCGGACCGATTGAAGTCACCGACATGAAAGCCAGTCAATTTAACGCATACCTTGATTTTGAATTTGCCACAGAAATCGCCTGGGCCAGACGATCCCTGTTTTATTTGAGGGAAAGACCTATCTCTGTTTGTGAGGTTTTTCTACCTGAACGTGAGCAGCTTTAG
- a CDS encoding DUF4224 domain-containing protein, which produces MDALISQPDLMAWSGIKQKAALVKWMVQNRIPFYYGRNGEVVTTYAAINQPLIGTDIQQPKKQPLKFL; this is translated from the coding sequence ATGGATGCGCTGATTTCCCAGCCTGACCTGATGGCGTGGTCAGGCATTAAACAAAAAGCGGCGCTGGTCAAATGGATGGTGCAAAACCGGATACCGTTTTATTACGGACGTAATGGCGAAGTAGTCACCACCTACGCCGCCATTAACCAGCCATTGATCGGCACCGACATTCAACAACCCAAAAAACAACCACTCAAATTCCTGTAG
- a CDS encoding IS1595 family transposase, producing the protein MQSELFQNFIDSISTLTSEQRDILNNSLLSTQIEVTEVVETTDSEPVYSESIPNNDNATPDVEKSILAQFAENPRCPKCKSHSVGRWGIRNGRQRYHCKTCDSTFNAFSGTPLARLRHPEKWNKYLAGMTHSMVLRPAAAENAIDLKTAFRWRHRFLEVINNDQAEELCGITELDETFFRESFKGQREGLPRPTRKRGNDPNKARKVPVMVARDRNRNTVDGVLENESANELCRHLNGRISIQATVCADAHLAHEKLADKLGFVFKELVTSAGQHVVEGIYHIQTVNSYHSHLKRWIGGVFQGVATRYLPHYLAWRRELTAAKKLTVGRLISRITEHWCFQPLTVT; encoded by the coding sequence ATGCAATCTGAACTCTTCCAGAATTTTATTGATTCCATTTCAACATTAACCAGTGAACAGCGAGACATTCTTAACAACTCGCTCCTTAGTACTCAAATAGAGGTTACCGAGGTAGTAGAAACCACTGACTCTGAACCTGTTTACAGTGAATCTATACCCAATAACGATAATGCAACACCTGACGTAGAAAAGAGCATACTTGCCCAATTTGCCGAAAACCCCAGGTGCCCCAAATGCAAAAGCCATAGCGTTGGTCGCTGGGGCATACGAAATGGCCGACAGCGCTACCACTGCAAGACTTGCGACTCAACGTTTAACGCCTTTAGTGGAACGCCTTTGGCAAGGCTCAGGCACCCTGAAAAATGGAACAAGTACCTCGCAGGTATGACTCACTCTATGGTCTTGCGACCAGCTGCTGCTGAGAATGCCATTGACTTGAAAACTGCGTTCCGCTGGCGTCACCGCTTTCTTGAAGTGATTAATAATGATCAAGCAGAAGAGCTTTGTGGCATTACTGAGCTTGATGAAACATTTTTCCGTGAATCCTTCAAAGGGCAAAGAGAAGGCCTTCCACGGCCAACCCGAAAGCGGGGTAATGATCCCAACAAAGCCCGAAAAGTCCCGGTAATGGTGGCTCGGGACCGTAATCGAAATACCGTTGACGGTGTATTAGAAAACGAAAGTGCTAATGAATTGTGCAGGCATTTAAATGGCCGCATATCGATACAGGCCACGGTCTGTGCGGATGCACACCTCGCTCACGAAAAACTTGCTGACAAGCTTGGATTTGTCTTCAAGGAGCTGGTGACATCAGCAGGTCAACATGTTGTTGAAGGCATCTACCACATCCAGACTGTAAATTCTTATCACAGTCATTTAAAACGCTGGATTGGCGGCGTATTCCAAGGGGTTGCAACTCGTTACCTTCCCCATTATCTGGCCTGGAGGCGAGAACTGACGGCAGCAAAAAAATTAACTGTTGGCCGGTTGATCAGCAGAATTACTGAACATTGGTGCTTCCAACCATTAACGGTAACTTAG
- a CDS encoding HU family DNA-binding protein, giving the protein MRKPDLVNVIADEADISKDKASLALNAILEAITSAMKSADSVSLVGFGTFEQRSRSARTGKNPQTGETIQIKASKTVAFKPGKALKEAVN; this is encoded by the coding sequence ATGCGTAAACCCGATCTGGTCAATGTAATCGCTGACGAAGCTGATATCAGCAAGGACAAGGCATCCCTGGCCCTTAATGCCATTCTTGAAGCCATCACCAGTGCCATGAAATCGGCGGACTCGGTAAGCCTGGTTGGCTTTGGTACCTTCGAACAGCGCAGCCGTTCAGCCCGTACCGGGAAAAATCCTCAAACCGGCGAAACCATCCAGATTAAGGCAAGTAAGACCGTTGCTTTCAAGCCAGGTAAAGCCCTGAAAGAAGCTGTAAACTGA
- the ubiA gene encoding 4-hydroxybenzoate octaprenyltransferase, producing MKFIQSIITGANKCKELLDQHLPRWIDFIQLARLDRPIGIYLLLWPTLWALWLAAEGTPTVHNLVVFILGAILTRSAGCVINDYADRHFDGQVKRTHQRPLVTRKITPKEALVFAACLFLVAFLLVLTTNTLTIYLSFAALLLASAYPFAKRHTYLPQVVLGAAFGWSIPMAFAAEIGTLTTQTWLLFTANLLWTVAYDTQYAMVDRDDDLQIGIKSTAILFGEMDNLLIGCFQTFTLIALLMIGLQLQLAWPFYLSLVVAAAGFIHQQWLTRNRERGPCFKAFLANHWVGAALFLGFACSL from the coding sequence ATGAAATTTATACAATCGATAATAACAGGCGCTAATAAATGTAAAGAGCTGCTGGATCAGCATCTGCCACGCTGGATAGACTTTATTCAACTGGCTCGCCTTGATCGCCCTATTGGCATTTATTTACTGCTATGGCCAACGCTCTGGGCACTCTGGCTTGCAGCCGAGGGTACACCCACTGTTCATAATCTTGTGGTTTTCATTCTGGGCGCCATTCTGACTCGAAGTGCAGGCTGTGTTATTAATGATTACGCTGACCGACATTTTGATGGTCAGGTAAAACGAACCCACCAGCGCCCATTGGTGACCAGAAAAATTACCCCAAAAGAAGCCCTGGTATTCGCTGCCTGCCTGTTTTTAGTTGCCTTCCTACTGGTACTGACCACCAATACCCTGACCATCTATTTATCCTTTGCCGCCCTGCTACTTGCCTCAGCCTATCCCTTTGCCAAACGACACACTTATCTGCCTCAAGTGGTCCTGGGTGCTGCATTTGGCTGGTCCATCCCCATGGCATTTGCAGCCGAGATCGGCACGTTGACAACTCAGACATGGCTGTTGTTTACCGCTAATCTGTTATGGACTGTCGCCTACGATACTCAGTATGCCATGGTGGATAGAGACGATGATTTGCAGATCGGCATTAAGTCTACGGCTATTTTATTTGGCGAAATGGACAATCTGCTGATTGGCTGCTTCCAGACTTTTACCCTGATAGCCCTGCTGATGATCGGGTTACAGCTTCAATTAGCCTGGCCATTCTATTTAAGCCTTGTTGTTGCCGCTGCGGGCTTTATCCACCAGCAATGGTTAACCCGCAACCGGGAAAGGGGTCCTTGTTTCAAAGCCTTTCTTGCTAATCACTGGGTTGGTGCTGCCTTGTTTCTCGGTTTCGCCTGCTCGCTATGA
- the phoR gene encoding phosphate regulon sensor histidine kinase PhoR: MVSILAIGLLAGWLADQIFLGLFIATLFYLFWSHHQLHRLLIWLEEAAHKELDPPESSSVWGEIFDGIYRIQRKHNRSKQRLSSVIERIQESTAALNDGIIMADQSGSLEWWNRAAGELLGLQMPDDQGQPLTNLVRSPKFARYMENSHGKEPIKIDSPVHESRQLQIAITVYGQGNRLLVVRDVTRLHQLEIMRTDFVANVSHELRTPLTVISGYLETVSDGMAMNPDTPPIFKRAFDQMQEQASRMQRLIEDLLLLSRLEATEPERISQSVRLKPLLAGIMNDAKALSGENQHQLQLECEDGASLTGDAMELRSAFSNLIYNAIRYTPFGGRVQVKWWQDQEGGHLMVQDNGVGIDPVHIPRLTERFYRVDKSRSHATGGTGLGLAIVKHVLIRHEGRISISSHPGKGSRFICHFPLSRISIIENQPGQRRQIVAQDK, encoded by the coding sequence ATGGTGTCAATTCTTGCAATTGGCCTGCTTGCAGGCTGGCTGGCTGACCAGATTTTTCTGGGGCTTTTTATTGCGACATTATTCTATCTTTTCTGGAGCCACCACCAACTTCACCGATTGCTTATATGGCTTGAAGAGGCTGCTCACAAAGAGCTGGATCCCCCCGAAAGCTCAAGCGTATGGGGTGAGATTTTTGATGGTATTTATAGAATACAGCGCAAACACAACCGTTCAAAGCAACGACTTTCCAGCGTGATAGAACGCATCCAGGAGTCAACGGCAGCATTAAACGACGGAATCATCATGGCTGACCAGAGTGGTTCCCTTGAGTGGTGGAATCGTGCTGCTGGAGAGTTACTGGGCCTGCAAATGCCTGATGACCAGGGGCAACCCCTGACAAATCTGGTCAGAAGCCCCAAATTTGCCCGTTATATGGAAAACAGTCACGGCAAAGAGCCAATTAAGATCGATTCACCCGTTCACGAGAGCCGGCAACTTCAAATTGCCATTACTGTTTATGGTCAGGGTAATCGACTGCTAGTGGTCAGGGATGTCACTCGATTGCATCAACTTGAAATCATGAGAACCGATTTTGTTGCCAATGTTTCCCATGAACTGAGAACGCCACTGACGGTCATTTCCGGCTATCTGGAGACGGTGAGTGATGGTATGGCAATGAATCCTGATACACCGCCCATCTTTAAGCGTGCTTTTGACCAAATGCAGGAGCAGGCATCCAGAATGCAGCGCCTGATCGAAGACCTTTTATTGCTTTCACGCCTTGAAGCGACTGAACCGGAAAGAATCAGCCAGTCAGTCAGGCTCAAGCCCCTGCTTGCAGGAATAATGAATGACGCCAAAGCATTGAGTGGCGAAAATCAACACCAGTTACAACTCGAATGCGAAGATGGTGCCTCATTAACGGGTGATGCCATGGAGCTACGCAGTGCCTTTTCTAACCTGATTTATAATGCTATCCGTTATACCCCATTCGGAGGAAGGGTGCAGGTGAAATGGTGGCAGGATCAGGAAGGTGGACACCTGATGGTTCAAGACAATGGCGTTGGCATTGACCCTGTTCACATCCCGAGATTAACTGAACGTTTTTACCGTGTGGATAAAAGCCGCAGTCATGCAACCGGAGGGACTGGTCTCGGACTGGCGATTGTCAAACATGTTTTAATAAGACATGAAGGTCGTATAAGTATCAGTAGTCATCCAGGCAAAGGCAGCCGGTTTATATGCCACTTTCCCTTATCGAGAATTTCCATTATCGAGAATCAGCCAGGCCAGCGTCGTCAAATTGTAGCGCAAGACAAGTGA
- a CDS encoding IS66 family transposase: MIPELPATMSAEILLKENAELRMRVACLEERCRELEEKVGKNSQNSSKPPSSDGYQKPCKNSNSPDHSDDLSADKGTDPSDEKPNPKSLRQSSGNKAGGKKGHQGTCLKQVDIPDYIEYLPVKECNKCQASLLDSEPVKYIERQVFEPGRPGEFEVTAHRAEVKICTCGCRNQAEFPEGVTAAAQYGSATQAMAVYLNQYHFLPFKRVSEYFNTLYKMSVSAGTVANFVARTYENLASTEEVIRDALRESSVAGADETGMRAEGSLHWLHVMRDEQWTLYYLSEKRGREAMDTMGILLTFAGVLVHDHWKSYFAYAATHVLCNAHHLRELLGVVDRDSNQLALRLMKLLRLSWHYCKGFKTIGMLQMPSVVCERIEKIYDRLLQRALMKEVVYMEKQREELKRKKVKNTKAYNLFKRLTEFKAETLRFMSDFTIPFDNNGSERDVRMAKLKQKISGCFRSADGGSMFARIRSYLSSARKQGMDIYQSLHRAVRNYCNMPLLSAE; encoded by the coding sequence ATGATTCCAGAACTACCCGCAACTATGTCGGCTGAGATTCTCTTGAAAGAGAATGCAGAGCTGCGGATGAGAGTTGCCTGTCTGGAAGAGCGATGTCGAGAATTGGAAGAAAAGGTTGGCAAGAACAGTCAAAACAGCAGCAAGCCGCCATCGTCTGATGGTTATCAAAAACCTTGTAAAAACAGTAATTCTCCAGATCATTCTGACGACCTTTCCGCAGATAAAGGTACCGATCCATCGGATGAAAAACCCAATCCTAAAAGTCTGAGACAGTCTTCTGGTAATAAAGCCGGTGGAAAGAAAGGGCATCAGGGCACTTGTCTTAAACAGGTCGATATCCCTGACTATATTGAGTACCTTCCGGTTAAAGAATGCAATAAATGTCAGGCGTCTCTTCTTGATAGTGAGCCGGTCAAATATATTGAACGACAGGTGTTTGAACCAGGGAGACCGGGTGAATTTGAAGTAACGGCCCATAGAGCTGAAGTAAAAATCTGCACTTGTGGTTGTCGGAATCAGGCTGAATTCCCGGAAGGTGTTACCGCTGCCGCACAATATGGCTCAGCCACACAGGCTATGGCCGTCTATCTTAACCAATACCATTTCCTGCCTTTTAAGCGCGTGTCAGAGTATTTTAATACTCTCTATAAAATGAGTGTAAGTGCAGGCACTGTCGCCAATTTTGTGGCCAGAACCTATGAAAATCTGGCTTCTACTGAAGAGGTTATTCGTGACGCCTTGCGGGAATCGTCTGTTGCCGGAGCCGATGAAACGGGTATGCGGGCCGAGGGCTCTTTGCACTGGCTACACGTTATGCGGGATGAACAATGGACGCTCTACTACTTGTCTGAAAAGCGAGGTCGTGAGGCCATGGACACGATGGGCATACTGCTAACATTTGCAGGCGTTCTGGTTCATGATCATTGGAAATCCTATTTTGCATATGCGGCAACTCACGTACTTTGCAATGCCCATCACCTGAGGGAGCTTTTGGGTGTTGTTGATAGGGACAGCAATCAACTGGCGTTGCGATTGATGAAGCTACTGAGGCTTTCCTGGCATTACTGCAAGGGCTTTAAGACCATAGGTATGCTACAGATGCCAAGTGTTGTCTGTGAACGAATCGAGAAGATTTATGACCGGTTGCTTCAGCGGGCTCTAATGAAAGAAGTCGTCTATATGGAGAAGCAACGAGAGGAGCTTAAGCGCAAGAAAGTCAAGAATACTAAAGCTTACAATCTCTTCAAACGACTCACTGAGTTCAAGGCTGAGACACTGCGCTTCATGTCAGATTTTACCATTCCCTTCGATAACAATGGCAGTGAGCGGGATGTTCGAATGGCCAAGTTAAAGCAGAAAATCTCAGGCTGCTTCAGGAGTGCAGACGGTGGTTCTATGTTTGCACGGATTCGCAGCTATTTGTCGTCTGCCAGAAAACAGGGAATGGACATATATCAATCACTTCATAGAGCTGTTCGGAATTACTGTAATATGCCTTTGCTCAGTGCTGAATAG
- a CDS encoding H-NS family nucleoid-associated regulatory protein: MNIFEEVVHRLSSKTRIRSLFKDVHAEDLERIISRLNDVLTEKQEARAKDEEKRKKKQESVEAIKQIMADRGVSLNDLGLGNLELDETAPKRRRNIQKYTFEYENEAGELIKWEGATTGRLPRDFQAYLERTGKKRLDCALEQIEE; this comes from the coding sequence ATGAATATCTTTGAAGAAGTTGTGCATCGTCTCAGCAGTAAAACCCGTATACGTTCACTGTTTAAAGATGTACACGCTGAAGATCTGGAGCGTATCATTTCCCGTCTGAACGATGTACTGACTGAGAAGCAGGAAGCTCGTGCCAAAGACGAAGAAAAGCGTAAGAAGAAGCAGGAAAGCGTAGAGGCCATCAAGCAGATTATGGCTGACCGTGGTGTTTCCCTGAATGATCTGGGTCTGGGTAATCTGGAACTGGATGAAACTGCACCGAAGCGTCGCAGAAATATTCAAAAGTACACCTTTGAATACGAGAACGAAGCTGGTGAGCTTATTAAGTGGGAAGGGGCCACTACGGGCCGCCTGCCACGTGATTTCCAGGCTTACCTGGAGCGCACTGGCAAGAAGCGTCTGGACTGCGCTTTGGAACAGATCGAAGAGTAA
- a CDS encoding tyrosine-type recombinase/integrase encodes MGRPRNKENAQLPEGVYRNKGRFIYKPYHGRVGKKNVFGAEIVLGPETMAMSKLYMAIENLEKSSDQTLGWLLDEYLESRKFKNQSKDWQYNKRLYTPKVKSFPVEGYGTFGKVPLALITPPSLNRFYEKYSDKLGAVAIARKLISSAWSWGRSHLEGVPPNPSLECEALPRPNRQDVYVSDEDYACVYYLANPFWKAMMEFAYICRARRSELINMKRDQLLEKGIQLKRGKGSLDEITLWTPRLKKALQLLEDYNNGEKFEYVFGAPNVIAKKGIQMSPGQKMHKNTLDSQWQKLINRAVDEGLIAEKWHFHDLKAKGVSDHEGLVSGHKTLEAKKIYIRKTQEVQGTR; translated from the coding sequence ATGGGAAGACCACGTAATAAAGAGAATGCCCAGTTGCCGGAAGGCGTCTATCGCAACAAAGGGCGTTTCATCTATAAGCCGTATCATGGACGGGTCGGCAAAAAGAATGTATTCGGTGCCGAGATTGTACTGGGACCGGAAACCATGGCCATGTCCAAACTCTACATGGCCATTGAAAACCTGGAGAAAAGCTCCGACCAGACATTGGGCTGGCTGCTGGATGAATACCTGGAATCCCGAAAATTTAAAAACCAGAGCAAGGACTGGCAGTACAACAAAAGGCTGTATACACCAAAGGTGAAAAGTTTTCCCGTAGAGGGTTACGGCACTTTTGGCAAGGTGCCGCTGGCGCTGATCACCCCGCCATCGTTGAACCGGTTCTATGAAAAATATTCCGACAAACTGGGCGCAGTCGCCATTGCCCGCAAACTGATCTCCAGTGCCTGGAGCTGGGGCAGAAGCCACTTGGAAGGCGTTCCGCCTAACCCTTCACTGGAGTGCGAAGCGTTGCCAAGACCGAATCGGCAGGATGTCTATGTCAGCGATGAGGACTACGCCTGCGTTTACTATCTGGCCAACCCGTTCTGGAAAGCGATGATGGAGTTTGCCTACATCTGTCGTGCACGACGTTCCGAACTGATCAATATGAAACGGGATCAGCTGTTAGAAAAAGGCATACAGCTGAAACGAGGCAAAGGATCACTGGATGAAATTACCCTCTGGACACCAAGGCTGAAAAAAGCACTGCAGCTGCTGGAGGATTACAACAACGGGGAAAAGTTTGAATACGTGTTCGGTGCGCCCAATGTGATCGCAAAAAAAGGCATCCAGATGTCACCGGGACAGAAGATGCACAAAAACACGCTGGACAGCCAGTGGCAGAAATTGATCAACCGGGCGGTAGATGAAGGACTGATTGCCGAGAAGTGGCACTTTCATGATCTGAAAGCCAAAGGCGTGTCTGACCACGAAGGACTGGTCTCCGGCCACAAAACACTGGAAGCGAAGAAAATCTATATCCGGAAAACCCAGGAAGTACAGGGCACGAGATAA
- a CDS encoding rubredoxin, giving the protein MKKWQCMICGFVYDESAGWPEDGIPAGTAWDDVPDDWLCPDCGAGKADFEMMEVS; this is encoded by the coding sequence ATGAAAAAGTGGCAGTGTATGATTTGTGGTTTTGTTTATGATGAGTCTGCAGGGTGGCCTGAAGATGGCATACCTGCCGGAACAGCCTGGGATGATGTCCCTGATGATTGGCTCTGCCCGGATTGTGGCGCAGGCAAAGCTGACTTTGAGATGATGGAAGTCAGTTAA
- a CDS encoding single-stranded DNA-binding protein, which translates to MAASMNRVTLIGRLGKDPDCKATANGNAVTILSIATEESWNKDGQKQTRTEWHRVVLYGKPAELAAQYLGKGHRVLIEGQLQTRKWQDQNGQDRYQTEVVYSGYNGKLLFLEKNPNAQQAQPQNYQSQPGTHQNQYATAREGGHAQQPVHAQQYESYDDSIPF; encoded by the coding sequence ATGGCCGCATCCATGAACCGTGTCACCCTGATTGGCAGACTGGGCAAAGACCCGGACTGCAAAGCTACCGCCAATGGCAATGCCGTTACTATTCTCTCCATCGCCACCGAAGAGAGCTGGAATAAAGATGGCCAGAAGCAGACCCGAACCGAATGGCATCGGGTGGTTCTCTACGGCAAGCCTGCGGAACTGGCGGCTCAGTACCTGGGTAAAGGCCACCGAGTCCTGATCGAAGGCCAACTGCAGACCCGTAAATGGCAAGACCAGAATGGTCAGGATCGCTACCAGACTGAAGTCGTGTACAGCGGGTACAACGGCAAGCTGCTGTTTCTGGAAAAGAACCCCAATGCCCAGCAGGCTCAGCCTCAGAACTATCAGTCACAACCAGGCACACATCAAAACCAGTACGCCACTGCCCGGGAGGGTGGTCATGCCCAACAGCCTGTGCATGCACAGCAGTATGAATCCTACGACGACTCCATCCCATTTTAA
- the phoB gene encoding phosphate regulon transcriptional regulator PhoB, translating to MSGKTILIVDDEAPIREMVAMALEMGGYQCLEAADAKQAHSLVVDNRPDLILLDWMLPDISGIELARRLKRDQLTAEIPIIMLTAKGEEDHKIQGLETGADDYITKPFSPRELAARLKAVLRRTQGIAEQSPIVVKGLVLDPVSHRVSIDGNPADMGPTEYRLLQFFLTHQERAYSRGQLLDQVWGGNVYVEERTVDVHIRRLRKALGSGYEHYIQTVRDTGYRFSTKS from the coding sequence ATGTCTGGCAAAACAATTCTAATTGTGGATGATGAAGCACCCATCAGGGAAATGGTCGCCATGGCTCTGGAAATGGGTGGCTACCAGTGCCTGGAAGCCGCTGATGCAAAACAGGCGCACTCATTGGTGGTTGATAACAGACCTGATTTGATCCTGCTGGACTGGATGCTACCGGATATCTCTGGTATCGAGCTGGCCAGGCGACTCAAGCGTGACCAGCTGACAGCAGAAATACCCATTATTATGCTGACAGCCAAAGGGGAAGAAGACCACAAAATCCAGGGACTGGAAACCGGTGCGGATGATTACATCACCAAGCCTTTCTCTCCCCGTGAACTTGCTGCCCGACTAAAGGCCGTACTGCGCAGAACTCAGGGTATCGCTGAACAATCACCCATCGTCGTCAAAGGGCTGGTACTCGACCCTGTCAGCCACCGGGTCAGTATTGATGGTAACCCTGCCGATATGGGACCAACTGAGTACCGGCTGCTGCAGTTCTTCCTGACTCATCAGGAGCGTGCCTATTCCCGTGGGCAGTTGCTTGATCAGGTCTGGGGTGGCAATGTGTACGTTGAAGAAAGAACGGTTGATGTCCATATTCGCCGTCTGAGAAAAGCGCTGGGCAGTGGCTATGAGCATTACATTCAGACCGTTAGAGATACAGGCTACCGGTTCTCCACCAAGTCATAA
- a CDS encoding DUF3050 domain-containing protein produces MFAKDLRPLQEQLFNHAIYQKIDSLEKLSIFMEAHVFTVWDFMSLAKRLQLEFTSMQLPWAPVPDVRSARFINEIILYEETDKDLNGIPMSHLEMYLAAMREVSADTSKIEQVIYSIKTGVPWQQALVVAEVPEYIQAFVSDTLKVAQYGSLTEVTSYFLFGREDAIPGMFSSLLNHWDIPQESVPAMTYYLNRHIDLDGNEHGPAAEGLLKQCINGNKTAEASAVVMAKEAISSRIRFWDGLEKQLGKVTAEEQQGSAHEAETIYENNA; encoded by the coding sequence ATGTTTGCAAAAGACTTACGCCCTCTTCAAGAACAACTTTTCAATCACGCCATCTACCAGAAAATTGATAGTCTGGAGAAGTTGTCGATCTTTATGGAAGCTCATGTATTTACAGTATGGGATTTTATGTCGCTGGCGAAAAGATTGCAGCTTGAGTTTACTTCCATGCAGCTACCCTGGGCGCCTGTTCCGGATGTTCGCTCTGCCCGCTTCATTAATGAAATCATTCTCTACGAAGAGACTGATAAGGATCTGAATGGCATACCCATGAGTCATCTGGAAATGTATCTTGCTGCCATGCGTGAAGTATCTGCAGACACCAGTAAAATCGAGCAGGTAATCTATAGCATTAAAACCGGTGTTCCCTGGCAGCAGGCCCTGGTTGTTGCCGAAGTACCGGAATACATTCAGGCATTTGTTTCGGATACGCTGAAGGTAGCCCAATATGGTTCGTTAACGGAAGTGACCAGTTATTTTCTTTTCGGACGTGAAGATGCCATCCCGGGGATGTTTTCTTCCCTGTTGAATCATTGGGACATCCCGCAAGAGTCTGTCCCGGCAATGACCTACTACCTGAACAGACATATTGACCTTGATGGGAATGAGCATGGCCCGGCAGCGGAGGGCCTGCTGAAACAGTGCATTAATGGGAACAAAACGGCAGAGGCATCGGCAGTTGTTATGGCTAAAGAAGCGATCTCATCACGAATCAGGTTTTGGGATGGCCTCGAGAAACAATTGGGTAAAGTCACAGCTGAAGAGCAGCAGGGTTCTGCTCATGAAGCAGAGACTATTTATGAGAATAACGCCTAA